A genomic region of Alnus glutinosa chromosome 11, dhAlnGlut1.1, whole genome shotgun sequence contains the following coding sequences:
- the LOC133881671 gene encoding SUMO-activating enzyme subunit 2 isoform X1, with protein MASQQQLLAIKGAKVLMVGAGGIGCELLKTLALSGFQDIHIIDMDTIEVSNLNRQFLFRQLHVGQSKAKVARDAVLKFKPHINITPYHANVKDPEFHVDFFKQFKVVLNGLDNLDARRHVNRLCLAAEVPLVESGTTGFLGQVTVHVKGRTECYECQPKPAPKTYPVCTITSTPSKFVHCIVWAKDLLFAKFFGDKNQENDLNVRSNDAASSSEHTEDVFERRKDEDIEQYGRRIYDHVFGCNIEAALSNEETWKNSSRPKPIYSRDVLPEGLAQQNGNMDKNCAADDPSFVSAMASLGMKNPQDIWSLMENSKIFLESLKLFFTKREKEIGNLTFDKDDQLAVEFVTAAANIRASSFGIPLHSLFEAKGIAGNIVHAVATTNAIIAGLIVIEAIKVLQSNTDSYRMTYCLEHPTRKMLLMPVEPFEPNKSCYVCSESPLTLEINTHRAKLRDFVEKIVKAKLGMYFPLIMHGAALLYEVGDDLDEDMVANYAANLEKVLSELPSPITSGTMVTVEDLKQELTCNINIKHREEFDEEKEPDGMLLSGWNQASSVEKDDSKSIGNGGTTSNASQTVPVEAEKDDEMSNVHSGKKRKLSEVPEAAAQDFSGVSDKTRKNKKLEVVDDDDDFVMLEGDPGIYKKKKL; from the exons ATGGCTTCTCAGCAACAGTTATTGGCGATAAAG GGCGCGAAGGTGCTTATGGTCGGGGCGGGTGGTATCGGCTGCGAGCTTCTCAAGACTCTTGCGCTCTCTGGTTTCCAAGACATCCATATT ATTGACATGGACACCATAGAAGTCAGCAACCTCAACAGACAATTTTTATTCCGACAATTACATGTTGGGCAGTCCAAGGCCAAA GTTGCCCGGGATGCTGTTTTAAAATTTAAGCCTCACATAAACATTACGCCGTACCATGCAAATGTCAAGGATCCTGAATTTCATGTAGACTTCTTCAAGCAATTTAAAGTTGTTCTGAACGGACTTGACAACTTAGATGCAAGACGACATGTGAATCGCCTATGCTTGGCAGCTGAAGTTCCTTTAGTTGAAAGTGGGACAACTGGTTTTCTCGGGCAG GTAACCGTACATGTGAAGGGAAGAACTGAGTGCTATGAGTGTCAGCCAAAACCTGCTCCAAAAACGTATCCTGTCTGTACTATTACTAGTACTCCATCAAAG tttGTTCACTGTATTGTATGGGCAAAGGACCTACTATTCGCAAAGTTTTTTGGAGACAAGAATCAGGAGAATGATTTAAATGTGCGTTCAAATGATGCTGCTAGCTCATCAGAACACACAGAAGATGTATTTGAACGTAGAAAAGATGAAGACATTGAACAGTATGGAAGGAGAATATATGATCATGTGTTTGGTTGTAACATTGAAGCAGCTTTATCTAATGAAGAGACGTGGAAAAACAGTAGCAGACCAAAACCTATATATAGTAGGGATGTCCTGCCTGAAGGACTGGCTCAACAGAATGGAAATATGGATAAAAACTGTGCAGCAGATGATCCGTCGTTCGTATCTGCCATGGCATCTCTGGGCATGAAGAATCCGCAGGATATATGGAGCCTTATGGAAAATTCCAAAATCTTTCTGGAGTCCTTGAAACTATTTTTCACGAAAAGGGAAAAG GAGATTGGAAACCTGACTTTTGACAAAGATGATCAGTTAGCTGTGGAATTTGTTACTGCTGCTGCAAATATAAGGGCTTCTTCTTTTGGAATCCCTTTGCATAGCCTTTTTGAAGCTAAAGGTATTGCCGGTAATATTGTCCATGCTGTTGCAACAACAAATGCTATTATTGCTGGGTTGATTGTGATAGAGGCAATCAAGGTGCTGCAAAGTAATACAGACAGTTATAG GATGACATATTGTCTAGAGCATCCAACGAGGAAGATGCTTCTGATGCCAGTGGAACCATTTGAACCTAACAAATCTTGCTATGTTTGTTCTGAG AGTCCACTAACACTCGAGATCAATACTCACCGTGCAAAGTTGCGAGACTTTGTTGAAAAGATTGTTAAGGCCAAGCTTGGGATGTACTTTCCACTTATTATGCATGGGGCGGCACTTCTTTATGAAGTTGGTGATGATCTTGATGAGGACATGGTAGCAAACTATGCAGCAAACCTCGAGAAG GTGCTATCTGAGCTTCCTTCTCCGATTACTAGTGGGACTATGGTCACAGTTGAGGATCTAAAACAGGAACTTACTTGCAACATCAATATTAAGCACAG AGAGGAATTTGATGAAGAAAAGGAACCTGATGGAATGCTTCTCTCTGGATGGAATCAAGCTTCTTCAGTGGAAAAGGATGATAGCAAGTCCATTGGCAATGGTGGGACGACATCAAATGCTTCACAAACAGTGCCAGTGGAGGCTGAAAAGGATGATGAGATGAGCAATGTTCATTCTGGGAAGAAAAGGAAACTGTCCGAGGTTCCTGAGGCTGCTGCTCAAGATTTTTCAGGTGTTTCTgataaaactagaaaaaacaagaaattggAAGTGGTTGATGACGATGACGACTTTGTCATGCTGGAAGGGGATCCGGGCatctacaagaaaaaaaagttgtaa
- the LOC133881671 gene encoding SUMO-activating enzyme subunit 2 isoform X2 → MLGSPRPKILNQVARDAVLKFKPHINITPYHANVKDPEFHVDFFKQFKVVLNGLDNLDARRHVNRLCLAAEVPLVESGTTGFLGQVTVHVKGRTECYECQPKPAPKTYPVCTITSTPSKFVHCIVWAKDLLFAKFFGDKNQENDLNVRSNDAASSSEHTEDVFERRKDEDIEQYGRRIYDHVFGCNIEAALSNEETWKNSSRPKPIYSRDVLPEGLAQQNGNMDKNCAADDPSFVSAMASLGMKNPQDIWSLMENSKIFLESLKLFFTKREKEIGNLTFDKDDQLAVEFVTAAANIRASSFGIPLHSLFEAKGIAGNIVHAVATTNAIIAGLIVIEAIKVLQSNTDSYRMTYCLEHPTRKMLLMPVEPFEPNKSCYVCSESPLTLEINTHRAKLRDFVEKIVKAKLGMYFPLIMHGAALLYEVGDDLDEDMVANYAANLEKVLSELPSPITSGTMVTVEDLKQELTCNINIKHREEFDEEKEPDGMLLSGWNQASSVEKDDSKSIGNGGTTSNASQTVPVEAEKDDEMSNVHSGKKRKLSEVPEAAAQDFSGVSDKTRKNKKLEVVDDDDDFVMLEGDPGIYKKKKL, encoded by the exons ATGTTGGGCAGTCCAAGGCCAAA AATTTTGAACCAGGTTGCCCGGGATGCTGTTTTAAAATTTAAGCCTCACATAAACATTACGCCGTACCATGCAAATGTCAAGGATCCTGAATTTCATGTAGACTTCTTCAAGCAATTTAAAGTTGTTCTGAACGGACTTGACAACTTAGATGCAAGACGACATGTGAATCGCCTATGCTTGGCAGCTGAAGTTCCTTTAGTTGAAAGTGGGACAACTGGTTTTCTCGGGCAG GTAACCGTACATGTGAAGGGAAGAACTGAGTGCTATGAGTGTCAGCCAAAACCTGCTCCAAAAACGTATCCTGTCTGTACTATTACTAGTACTCCATCAAAG tttGTTCACTGTATTGTATGGGCAAAGGACCTACTATTCGCAAAGTTTTTTGGAGACAAGAATCAGGAGAATGATTTAAATGTGCGTTCAAATGATGCTGCTAGCTCATCAGAACACACAGAAGATGTATTTGAACGTAGAAAAGATGAAGACATTGAACAGTATGGAAGGAGAATATATGATCATGTGTTTGGTTGTAACATTGAAGCAGCTTTATCTAATGAAGAGACGTGGAAAAACAGTAGCAGACCAAAACCTATATATAGTAGGGATGTCCTGCCTGAAGGACTGGCTCAACAGAATGGAAATATGGATAAAAACTGTGCAGCAGATGATCCGTCGTTCGTATCTGCCATGGCATCTCTGGGCATGAAGAATCCGCAGGATATATGGAGCCTTATGGAAAATTCCAAAATCTTTCTGGAGTCCTTGAAACTATTTTTCACGAAAAGGGAAAAG GAGATTGGAAACCTGACTTTTGACAAAGATGATCAGTTAGCTGTGGAATTTGTTACTGCTGCTGCAAATATAAGGGCTTCTTCTTTTGGAATCCCTTTGCATAGCCTTTTTGAAGCTAAAGGTATTGCCGGTAATATTGTCCATGCTGTTGCAACAACAAATGCTATTATTGCTGGGTTGATTGTGATAGAGGCAATCAAGGTGCTGCAAAGTAATACAGACAGTTATAG GATGACATATTGTCTAGAGCATCCAACGAGGAAGATGCTTCTGATGCCAGTGGAACCATTTGAACCTAACAAATCTTGCTATGTTTGTTCTGAG AGTCCACTAACACTCGAGATCAATACTCACCGTGCAAAGTTGCGAGACTTTGTTGAAAAGATTGTTAAGGCCAAGCTTGGGATGTACTTTCCACTTATTATGCATGGGGCGGCACTTCTTTATGAAGTTGGTGATGATCTTGATGAGGACATGGTAGCAAACTATGCAGCAAACCTCGAGAAG GTGCTATCTGAGCTTCCTTCTCCGATTACTAGTGGGACTATGGTCACAGTTGAGGATCTAAAACAGGAACTTACTTGCAACATCAATATTAAGCACAG AGAGGAATTTGATGAAGAAAAGGAACCTGATGGAATGCTTCTCTCTGGATGGAATCAAGCTTCTTCAGTGGAAAAGGATGATAGCAAGTCCATTGGCAATGGTGGGACGACATCAAATGCTTCACAAACAGTGCCAGTGGAGGCTGAAAAGGATGATGAGATGAGCAATGTTCATTCTGGGAAGAAAAGGAAACTGTCCGAGGTTCCTGAGGCTGCTGCTCAAGATTTTTCAGGTGTTTCTgataaaactagaaaaaacaagaaattggAAGTGGTTGATGACGATGACGACTTTGTCATGCTGGAAGGGGATCCGGGCatctacaagaaaaaaaagttgtaa